From a region of the Mucilaginibacter auburnensis genome:
- a CDS encoding FeoA family protein, whose amino-acid sequence MKLSQLEVGQKGIVKEFTDLEMSVKLMEMGCLPGEEIQVDRIAPLGDPIAIRVSGYQLSLRKLEASTIILQKN is encoded by the coding sequence ATGAAGCTATCGCAACTTGAAGTAGGACAAAAAGGTATAGTAAAGGAGTTTACCGATCTTGAAATGTCGGTAAAGTTGATGGAGATGGGTTGCCTGCCCGGCGAGGAAATACAGGTTGACCGCATTGCCCCGCTTGGCGATCCTATTGCTATCCGGGTATCGGGTTATCAGTTGAGTTTGCGTAAGCTGGAAGCTTCAACCATTATATTACAAAAGAACTAA
- the feoB gene encoding ferrous iron transport protein B produces the protein MKADIRVALVGNPNTGKSTLFNVLTGLNQKIGNFPGVTVDKKVGYTHLPDGRTAEVVDLPGTYSLYPKSQDESIVFSVLADRSSSHVPDLVVVILDATNLKRNLLLYSQVADLKIPVIVALNMMDMANKAGISIDFNALSDKLGVPVVPIAARKNEGIEQLKSTISFANKIALQQSSIDVRSIAPELVDAISAELQLDNPYFALQLAHQHEHLKFLSKEQSDRIEELELQHGFHTQKAQGAETVARYAFINDLLYDTVKTPFNPHDETFSNKIDKILTHKVFGFVIFFAILLFMFQAIFSWASYPMDLIESFFMWAQDSLNDTLPPGPLTSLLVDGVVAGLSGVLVFIPQIAILFAFISILEDTGYMARVTFMMDKVMRKVGLNGKSVVPLIGGFACAVPSIMSTRTIENWKDRMITIMVTPLVACSARLPVYTLLIALVVPNDTIWGIFSLQGLALTAMYVFSLLSAIIVAWVFKFILKARERGYFIMELPVYRMPRWKNVIFSMYDRSKSFVFEAGKVIIAVSIILWVMASYGPGDRFEKIEQKYKSTEYAFNFTPEEISTLEASEKLENSYAGVLGHFIEPAIRPLGYDWKIGIALITSFAAREVFVGTMATIYSVSGGDGDTASVLQKMRDAKNPKTQQPVFTVPVAMSLMMFYAFAMQCASTVAIVYRETKNWRWPVIQLTYMTVLAYVISFITYQLLTH, from the coding sequence TTGAAAGCTGATATACGCGTTGCACTTGTTGGAAACCCAAACACAGGTAAATCAACCCTGTTTAACGTATTAACCGGTCTCAATCAAAAAATAGGTAATTTTCCGGGCGTAACGGTTGATAAAAAGGTGGGCTATACCCACCTGCCTGATGGCCGTACCGCCGAAGTTGTTGACTTACCCGGCACCTATAGCCTTTACCCTAAAAGTCAGGACGAATCCATTGTATTTTCAGTATTAGCAGATCGCTCGAGCTCGCACGTGCCTGATCTGGTTGTGGTGATACTGGATGCTACCAACCTGAAAAGAAACCTGCTGCTATATAGCCAGGTGGCCGACCTCAAAATACCCGTTATTGTTGCCCTTAATATGATGGATATGGCCAATAAGGCCGGCATCAGCATTGATTTTAACGCACTTTCTGATAAATTAGGTGTACCTGTAGTGCCAATAGCTGCAAGGAAAAACGAGGGTATAGAGCAACTTAAAAGTACAATCTCATTCGCTAATAAAATAGCGTTACAGCAAAGCAGTATTGACGTAAGAAGCATTGCGCCCGAACTGGTTGATGCCATCAGCGCTGAGCTGCAATTGGACAACCCGTACTTTGCCCTGCAACTGGCGCATCAGCATGAACATTTAAAATTTCTGTCGAAGGAGCAATCAGACAGAATAGAAGAACTGGAACTGCAGCACGGCTTTCATACGCAAAAAGCACAGGGAGCAGAAACCGTTGCCCGTTATGCTTTTATTAATGACCTGCTGTATGATACGGTTAAAACACCTTTCAATCCGCACGACGAAACATTTAGCAACAAAATAGATAAGATACTTACCCATAAGGTATTTGGCTTTGTTATTTTCTTCGCCATATTGCTGTTCATGTTTCAGGCCATATTTTCGTGGGCATCGTACCCAATGGATCTGATAGAAAGCTTTTTCATGTGGGCGCAGGATAGCCTTAACGACACCTTGCCTCCCGGCCCGCTTACCAGCTTATTGGTTGACGGCGTTGTTGCCGGTTTGAGCGGTGTGCTGGTATTCATTCCGCAAATTGCTATACTGTTTGCCTTTATATCCATACTGGAAGATACCGGCTACATGGCCCGTGTTACTTTTATGATGGATAAAGTAATGCGTAAGGTAGGTTTGAATGGCAAATCTGTAGTGCCATTGATAGGTGGTTTTGCATGCGCGGTGCCATCCATTATGAGTACCCGCACCATTGAGAACTGGAAAGACCGAATGATCACCATTATGGTTACACCATTAGTGGCCTGCTCTGCGCGTTTGCCAGTTTATACCTTACTGATAGCATTGGTAGTTCCTAATGATACCATATGGGGCATTTTTAGCCTGCAGGGCCTTGCTTTAACCGCCATGTATGTGTTTAGCTTATTGTCGGCAATCATTGTGGCATGGGTGTTTAAATTCATTTTAAAAGCACGCGAACGTGGCTACTTTATAATGGAGTTGCCCGTATACCGCATGCCAAGGTGGAAGAATGTGATCTTCTCCATGTACGACAGGTCTAAATCTTTTGTGTTCGAGGCAGGTAAAGTGATCATAGCCGTATCTATCATTTTGTGGGTAATGGCCTCCTATGGTCCGGGCGACCGCTTTGAAAAGATAGAGCAAAAATATAAAAGTACCGAGTACGCTTTCAATTTTACCCCGGAAGAGATCAGCACGCTGGAAGCTTCTGAAAAATTAGAGAACTCTTACGCCGGTGTGTTAGGGCATTTCATTGAACCGGCTATCCGTCCGTTAGGGTACGACTGGAAAATTGGTATAGCCTTAATTACATCATTTGCTGCACGCGAGGTTTTTGTAGGCACCATGGCAACCATCTACAGTGTTAGCGGCGGCGATGGCGATACAGCATCCGTACTTCAAAAAATGCGCGATGCCAAAAACCCTAAAACGCAGCAGCCGGTGTTTACCGTTCCGGTGGCTATGTCGCTCATGATGTTTTATGCATTTGCTATGCAGTGTGCAAGCACTGTTGCCATAGTATACCGCGAAACCAAAAACTGGCGCTGGCCGGTAATTCAGCTAACTTACATGACGGTGCTGGCTTATGTAATAAGTTTTATTACTTACCAACTGTTAACGCACTAA
- a CDS encoding biosynthetic peptidoglycan transglycosylase, giving the protein MRRLNPKYVRIAAIVAASLLVILIIAGIVAYNKREAFLQSALVKAKAKAKRDYQLDLNIANARFTGLATVTCDGITIVPEQRDSLVRIDHFEVSVKLLPLILGKVKLGDVNLQNGFVHLTDIKGVKNFDFLFKKKKDTTAKTKADLSLLANNLINEVLYKIPDDLDMKNFMISYTKDSTSLKLLTQQAVIDNGELTSTIKVNDGEATWHLAGKMEPSDKEIDVKLYADGGKVEIPFIQNRYKARINFESMNIKLDDVDHSEGETRIASSFGVKNLLINHKGLSSSDIVVQNGSLDADIMVGTNFVALDSSSVIHLKKMTAHPYLKYTLSPKKLYDLKLNTGWQSAQDIFDSFPDGTFESFEGIKVAGKLNYTLDFSLDMQNPDAVVFNSTLQKDPDFKILKYGRTDLSKLNRPFEYTPYVKGKPVRTMIVGPQNPEYTPLDQISPYLRNAVMTAEDPTFYQHHGFVEEAIRKSIATDIKTKAFKRGGSTMSMQLVKNSFLSMEKTLARKMEEILIVWMIENNNIMTKNRMLEIYFNIIEWGNNIYGIKEAARYYFGKTPAELDLGESIYLASIVPSPRTGLYAFLPDGTLRPSRIFYFNSLGKLMAMSHHIPRDTTGAYGFYGVRLREGLRHEIAPVDSAQAEQILNGSPDESIIDIPEPANEEPEKKPSFFQRLFGGGKKDTVAENLKDRLKREEELRIKNIDSTGKTNKQIRQEKREIKRQEKERRKALEQQGLL; this is encoded by the coding sequence ATGCGTCGCCTTAATCCTAAATATGTTCGTATTGCCGCTATAGTTGCCGCTTCGTTATTGGTTATTTTAATAATTGCAGGCATTGTAGCCTATAATAAACGCGAAGCCTTTTTGCAGAGCGCCCTGGTTAAAGCTAAAGCGAAAGCAAAAAGAGATTACCAGCTTGATTTGAACATTGCCAATGCCCGGTTTACTGGCCTGGCTACTGTTACCTGCGATGGTATAACCATAGTGCCCGAACAGCGCGACAGCCTGGTGCGCATTGACCATTTTGAAGTGAGCGTTAAATTATTGCCGCTTATTTTAGGTAAGGTAAAACTGGGCGACGTTAACCTGCAAAATGGCTTTGTACACCTTACCGATATAAAGGGGGTAAAGAACTTTGATTTCCTTTTTAAAAAGAAAAAAGACACCACTGCCAAAACCAAAGCCGACCTCTCTTTACTGGCTAATAACCTCATCAACGAGGTGCTGTATAAGATCCCCGACGATCTGGACATGAAAAATTTTATGATCTCCTACACTAAGGACAGCACCAGTTTGAAACTGCTAACGCAACAGGCTGTAATTGACAATGGTGAGCTTACCTCAACAATTAAAGTAAATGATGGCGAAGCTACCTGGCATCTGGCCGGAAAGATGGAACCATCAGACAAGGAAATTGATGTGAAGCTGTATGCCGACGGCGGCAAGGTGGAGATCCCTTTTATACAGAACCGATACAAGGCCCGCATCAACTTTGAAAGCATGAACATTAAGCTGGATGATGTTGACCACAGCGAGGGCGAAACTCGTATTGCAAGTTCATTTGGTGTGAAAAACCTGTTGATCAATCATAAAGGCCTTTCATCAAGCGACATTGTGGTGCAAAACGGATCGTTGGATGCGGATATAATGGTGGGAACCAATTTTGTGGCGCTGGATAGCTCATCAGTTATTCACCTTAAAAAAATGACGGCCCATCCGTATCTGAAATACACACTCTCGCCTAAAAAGCTGTATGACCTTAAACTAAATACGGGCTGGCAGAGTGCACAGGATATTTTCGACTCGTTCCCAGATGGTACTTTTGAATCATTTGAAGGTATAAAGGTTGCCGGCAAATTGAACTACACGCTTGATTTTAGTCTGGATATGCAAAACCCCGATGCGGTAGTTTTCAATTCTACCTTGCAGAAAGACCCAGACTTTAAAATATTAAAATACGGCCGTACCGATTTGAGCAAACTGAACCGCCCGTTTGAGTATACGCCATACGTAAAAGGAAAACCGGTGCGTACCATGATAGTTGGGCCGCAAAACCCGGAATATACCCCTTTGGACCAGATATCGCCCTACCTGCGCAACGCGGTGATGACGGCCGAAGATCCTACATTTTACCAGCACCATGGCTTTGTTGAGGAAGCCATACGCAAATCAATAGCTACTGATATAAAAACCAAGGCTTTCAAACGTGGCGGTAGTACCATGTCTATGCAATTAGTTAAAAACTCCTTTTTAAGCATGGAAAAAACCCTTGCCCGTAAAATGGAGGAGATATTGATTGTGTGGATGATAGAGAACAATAATATTATGACGAAGAACCGTATGCTGGAGATCTACTTTAATATTATTGAATGGGGAAATAACATATACGGTATAAAAGAAGCTGCCCGCTATTACTTTGGCAAAACACCGGCGGAGCTTGACCTGGGCGAGAGTATTTACCTGGCCAGTATAGTACCAAGCCCGCGCACAGGCCTTTACGCCTTTTTACCTGATGGCACGTTAAGACCAAGCCGCATATTTTACTTTAACTCGTTAGGAAAACTAATGGCGATGTCGCATCATATACCGCGTGACACTACGGGTGCCTATGGATTTTACGGTGTTAGATTACGTGAAGGCCTGCGCCATGAAATTGCGCCGGTAGATTCGGCACAGGCTGAGCAAATTTTGAATGGCTCGCCGGATGAGAGCATCATTGATATTCCGGAACCAGCTAACGAAGAGCCGGAGAAAAAACCGAGCTTCTTTCAGCGTCTGTTTGGTGGTGGTAAAAAAGACACGGTTGCCGAAAATCTGAAGGATCGTTTAAAACGCGAGGAAGAACTCCGCATTAAAAACATTGACAGCACGGGCAAAACCAATAAACAGATACGCCAGGAAAAACGCGAAATAAAGCGCCAGGAAAAGGAACGGCGCAAGGCACTTGAGCAACAAGGATTGCTTTAA
- a CDS encoding BLUF domain-containing protein, whose translation MADPVNFIIYFSKALNLMTDPELQFLLEQSRRNNMAGNVTGMLLYLEGRFLTNIEGRFMQLLEGPEPEVTKIFNSIKQDDRHDKIILLKQGLLEQRLFDKWSMGFKKIAAGQTGDIPGFFNVDAGFLEQHMRHEQHEVLNFFRSFYTINNEKPFF comes from the coding sequence ATGGCAGATCCGGTAAATTTCATTATCTATTTCAGTAAGGCATTAAACCTCATGACAGATCCTGAACTGCAATTCCTGTTGGAGCAATCGCGCCGCAATAATATGGCTGGTAACGTAACCGGTATGCTGCTTTACCTTGAAGGGCGGTTTTTAACCAATATTGAAGGTAGGTTTATGCAACTTTTGGAAGGGCCTGAGCCGGAAGTAACCAAAATATTTAACAGTATAAAGCAAGATGACAGGCATGATAAAATAATTCTGCTGAAACAGGGCTTGTTGGAGCAACGGCTGTTTGATAAATGGAGCATGGGCTTTAAAAAAATAGCCGCCGGCCAAACCGGCGATATTCCTGGCTTTTTTAATGTAGATGCCGGCTTTTTGGAGCAGCACATGCGCCATGAGCAGCATGAGGTACTCAATTTCTTCCGGTCTTTTTACACCATAAACAACGAGAAGCCATTTTTTTAA
- a CDS encoding M90 family metallopeptidase, translated as MTLYFLIVIPLLAILAFIIFKRKNKPVISEPLEVLDRSLVTLLNTHIEYYRELEPQDKKQFESRVARFFQYVNIEGVGLEITDADRIMVASSAVIPVFAFGDWEYPNLTNVILYPDTFDNEYQFEGNNRNIMGMVGTGYMNGQMLLSRSALVKGFSSQSGNQNTAIHEFVHLVDKTDGATDGVPENLLPNAYAEPWLKLMHQEMHRIKDGRSDIDPYALTNEAEFFAVASEYFFEKPGRFQQRHPELYEQLSLIFRQEPANNIDQFGIKR; from the coding sequence GTGACTTTATACTTCCTTATTGTAATACCGCTACTGGCCATTTTGGCTTTTATCATCTTTAAACGTAAAAACAAACCTGTTATCAGTGAGCCTTTAGAAGTGCTTGACAGATCGCTTGTAACCTTATTAAATACACACATTGAATACTACCGCGAGTTAGAGCCTCAGGATAAAAAGCAGTTTGAAAGCAGGGTGGCCCGCTTTTTTCAATATGTAAACATTGAAGGTGTAGGTTTGGAAATAACTGATGCCGACCGTATAATGGTGGCTTCAAGCGCGGTTATTCCGGTTTTTGCATTTGGCGATTGGGAGTACCCTAACCTTACCAATGTTATTTTGTACCCGGACACTTTTGATAACGAATACCAGTTTGAAGGCAACAACCGCAATATTATGGGCATGGTAGGTACAGGGTATATGAACGGGCAAATGCTGCTGTCGCGCAGCGCGCTGGTAAAAGGCTTTTCCTCACAATCCGGTAATCAAAATACAGCTATTCATGAGTTTGTGCATTTGGTTGATAAAACTGATGGCGCTACAGATGGTGTACCAGAAAACCTGCTGCCCAATGCTTACGCCGAGCCCTGGCTTAAACTAATGCATCAGGAAATGCACCGCATTAAAGATGGCCGCTCAGACATTGACCCTTATGCTTTAACCAACGAGGCCGAGTTTTTTGCTGTTGCTTCCGAATACTTTTTTGAAAAACCCGGACGCTTTCAGCAACGCCACCCTGAGTTATATGAGCAGTTAAGCCTGATATTCAGGCAGGAGCCGGCTAATAATATTGATCAGTTTGGGATTAAACGTTAG
- a CDS encoding alpha/beta hydrolase, whose protein sequence is MIRLVIPIALFLLSLLAVFNAPAYYLWLMAIAVTEYPLVFVAITIVVLLTGFWMRQYNMAGSIAGILALLLFLSPIARAYKVAATLPDEMDASFGKSTLPPQKPFSWLKLFSSVQNSSYKTFTYANYTDIQLNLDFYSAHAKGNKPCVVVIHGGSWSSGDSKQLSELNTYLAKAGYNVAAINYRMAPKYKSPLQIEDVKNALNYLRQHADSLHIDTTQFVLLGRSAGAQIALLAGYTLKDAGIKGVIDFYGPADMVWGYSLPANPLVMDSRAVMENYLGGTYTEVPQNYAASSPIAFVNPNSPPTLIIHGANDVLVAYEHSRRLNEKLEQNGIKHFWLKLPWATHGFDYNLNGPGGQLSTYAVGRFLDFVTKRPSQ, encoded by the coding sequence ATGATACGTTTGGTTATACCCATCGCGCTGTTCCTGCTTTCGCTTTTGGCGGTTTTTAACGCGCCTGCTTATTACCTGTGGCTAATGGCCATAGCCGTAACAGAATATCCGCTGGTTTTTGTAGCCATAACTATTGTTGTATTACTCACAGGCTTTTGGATGAGGCAGTACAATATGGCAGGAAGCATAGCAGGGATATTAGCTTTGCTACTGTTTTTATCGCCCATTGCACGCGCTTACAAGGTTGCGGCTACCTTGCCGGATGAAATGGACGCAAGCTTTGGCAAAAGTACTCTTCCACCTCAAAAGCCTTTTAGTTGGCTTAAACTATTCTCATCTGTACAGAACAGCTCTTATAAAACGTTCACTTACGCAAACTATACAGACATACAGCTTAACCTCGACTTTTACAGCGCCCATGCAAAGGGTAACAAGCCCTGCGTTGTGGTTATACACGGCGGATCGTGGAGCAGCGGTGACAGTAAACAATTATCAGAGTTAAACACTTACCTGGCTAAAGCCGGTTACAATGTAGCTGCCATTAATTACCGCATGGCCCCAAAGTATAAAAGTCCGTTACAAATAGAGGATGTTAAAAACGCCTTGAATTACTTACGCCAACATGCCGATAGTTTGCATATTGATACCACACAATTTGTTTTGTTAGGAAGATCGGCAGGCGCGCAGATAGCCTTGCTGGCGGGATATACTTTAAAAGATGCAGGTATAAAAGGCGTTATTGATTTTTACGGACCGGCAGATATGGTTTGGGGCTATTCGCTGCCGGCTAATCCGCTGGTGATGGACTCTCGCGCGGTGATGGAAAACTACCTTGGCGGAACTTATACCGAGGTGCCCCAAAACTATGCGGCAAGTTCGCCCATTGCGTTTGTTAACCCCAACTCGCCACCTACCCTCATCATTCATGGGGCTAATGATGTACTGGTAGCTTATGAACATAGCCGCCGCCTCAATGAAAAGCTGGAGCAAAACGGCATAAAACATTTTTGGCTCAAATTACCCTGGGCCACGCATGGCTTTGATTATAATTTGAACGGTCCAGGCGGTCAGCTTTCAACTTATGCAGTGGGGCGGTTTTTAGATTTTGTAACTAAACGTCCCTCACAATAA
- a CDS encoding SprT-like domain-containing protein codes for MDKVKVLQRYLPPDAAPLIGRWIDYFKCEFKISRNRNSKFGDYRPPFDGKGHRISVNYDLNPYAFLVTTVHEFAHLHTWNEHKHKAKPHGTEWKNNFKRMMQPFFEKEIFPPDVKAAIVSYLNNPAASSCSDLGLYRSLRKYDAPKEDVHTVEKIPVHALFKIKDGRVFRKEEKLRKRYKCTEVATKRVYLFSPVAEVELIKD; via the coding sequence TTGGACAAAGTAAAAGTACTGCAACGCTATCTGCCACCCGACGCGGCTCCGCTAATTGGCCGCTGGATAGATTATTTTAAGTGCGAGTTTAAAATTTCGCGCAACCGCAACAGCAAGTTTGGTGATTACCGCCCTCCGTTTGATGGAAAGGGGCATCGTATATCAGTTAATTATGATCTTAATCCTTATGCGTTTTTGGTAACCACCGTACATGAATTTGCGCACCTGCATACCTGGAACGAGCATAAGCACAAGGCCAAACCGCACGGCACCGAGTGGAAAAACAACTTTAAGCGCATGATGCAGCCTTTTTTTGAAAAGGAAATATTTCCGCCTGATGTTAAGGCCGCCATTGTAAGTTACCTGAATAACCCTGCTGCCTCCAGTTGTTCTGACCTGGGCTTGTACCGCTCCTTACGCAAGTATGATGCACCTAAAGAAGATGTACACACGGTAGAGAAAATACCTGTACATGCGCTGTTCAAAATAAAGGATGGCCGTGTGTTCCGTAAAGAAGAAAAGCTGAGAAAGCGCTATAAATGCACAGAAGTGGCTACAAAAAGGGTCTATTTGTTTAGTCCGGTTGCTGAAGTTGAACTGATAAAAGATTAA
- a CDS encoding response regulator — MMKRILIVDDNVFMVEVMTYILNSKGYEVTALYTGNEVFNTIKIDHPDLVILDLGLPDFDGRDICKLLKLNTSTKDLPVILCSGADNLDEALQLPGAPNDVLHKPFDIDVFMQKVEYQLAA; from the coding sequence ATGATGAAGCGGATATTAATAGTTGATGATAATGTGTTCATGGTAGAAGTAATGACCTATATATTAAACAGTAAGGGCTATGAAGTTACTGCCTTGTACACCGGAAATGAAGTATTTAATACTATTAAAATAGATCACCCCGACCTGGTAATATTGGACCTTGGTCTGCCAGACTTTGACGGACGGGATATTTGCAAGCTACTTAAATTGAATACTTCTACTAAAGACCTTCCGGTAATTTTATGTTCGGGGGCCGATAATCTGGACGAAGCTCTACAATTACCCGGCGCGCCCAACGATGTTTTACATAAGCCATTTGATATAGATGTGTTTATGCAAAAAGTAGAATACCAGTTGGCCGCGTAA
- a CDS encoding YncE family protein has product MKTRINLIVAIILMCIVHLNTGWNETIEENIRARAPLNGRYLFVAVPGIRDYLGYGGHGLLVFDINKGHKFVKRIETHGLHPNGLPSNVKGIAASTALNSIYITTWESIQRIDIATGKLVWEKMIPGGCDRLAVSPDGKTIYLPAFEGHTWTVLDAKTGDVIKTLGGFNKSHNTLYGLSGKNVYLSDIANTVVKVANAETNQIVSQIGPFSAPVRPFTINGAESKIFVNCNDLLGFEVADIKTGQRTAKVTVQGWDKGTVRRHGCPSHGIGLTPDEKEIWLCDGFNMRMHVFENKEPYQQLTTIPLRDMPGWITFSKDGKYAYPSSGEVIDTKTRKVLTTLADEKNNAVGSEKMIEVFITNNKATSIADQFGIGRIK; this is encoded by the coding sequence ATGAAGACCAGGATCAACCTCATCGTCGCTATTATTTTGATGTGTATTGTGCATTTAAACACTGGTTGGAATGAAACAATTGAAGAAAACATAAGGGCCAGAGCGCCGCTTAACGGCCGGTATTTATTTGTTGCAGTACCCGGAATACGCGATTATTTGGGATATGGAGGCCACGGGTTGCTGGTATTTGATATTAATAAGGGCCACAAATTTGTAAAACGTATTGAAACACACGGATTGCACCCTAACGGGCTTCCCTCCAATGTTAAAGGCATAGCCGCCAGCACAGCGTTGAATAGTATATACATTACTACCTGGGAATCTATACAACGGATAGATATTGCTACAGGTAAACTGGTTTGGGAAAAAATGATACCCGGCGGGTGTGACAGGCTGGCGGTATCGCCGGATGGAAAAACCATTTATCTTCCCGCGTTTGAGGGCCACACCTGGACGGTTTTAGATGCCAAAACCGGCGATGTTATTAAAACACTGGGCGGTTTCAATAAATCTCATAATACGTTATACGGCCTTTCGGGTAAGAACGTGTATTTATCAGACATTGCCAATACCGTAGTTAAGGTGGCCAATGCAGAAACCAACCAAATTGTATCGCAGATCGGTCCGTTCTCGGCACCTGTACGCCCTTTTACCATCAACGGAGCCGAGAGCAAAATATTTGTGAACTGTAATGATCTGTTAGGATTTGAAGTAGCTGATATTAAAACCGGGCAACGCACGGCTAAGGTTACCGTGCAGGGCTGGGATAAAGGAACCGTACGCAGGCACGGATGCCCAAGCCACGGTATAGGTTTAACGCCCGATGAAAAAGAGATTTGGCTTTGCGACGGGTTTAATATGCGGATGCACGTGTTTGAAAATAAAGAGCCTTATCAGCAATTAACTACCATCCCGTTGCGCGACATGCCCGGATGGATAACCTTTAGTAAAGACGGCAAATATGCTTACCCGTCAAGCGGCGAAGTTATTGACACCAAAACCCGCAAAGTATTGACAACGTTAGCAGACGAGAAAAATAACGCGGTTGGCAGTGAAAAAATGATTGAGGTGTTTATTACCAATAACAAAGCCACTTCCATTGCAGATCAGTTTGGCATTGGGCGAATAAAGTAG